In Mytilus edulis chromosome 4, xbMytEdul2.2, whole genome shotgun sequence, the following proteins share a genomic window:
- the LOC139518974 gene encoding uncharacterized protein has translation MLASFIDDLKWAKDQTQKPTLPDDSHKVKEPSDAENNYKQKTVELSLDSYDSHKVNEPSDEGEQAAENNYKQKTVELSLDSYDSHKVNEPSDEVEQAAENNYKQKTVELSLDSYDSHKVNEPSDEGEQAAENNYKQKTVELSLDSYDSHKVNEPSDDVEQAAENNYKQKTVELSLDSYDSHKVNEPSDEGEQAAENNYKQKTVELSLDSYDSHKVNEPSDDVEQAAENNYKQKTVELSLDSYDSHKVNEPSDEGEQAAENNYKQKTVELSLDSYDSHKVNEPSDEGEQAAENNYKQKTVELSLDSYDSHKVNEPSDEVELSVLFNPEDQHADNDGNASDFSDIFPLMSNLPELGKSDLLKVYQVEELIEPKNVAFQDEETSTVKSVKRTNDSDGKSFHKNKKQMSNFPELGNPDLLKLYQVEELIEPKNVAFQDDETSTVKSVKRTNDSDGKSFHKNKKQRINSDSDNGIDNKQVLDKFESDFVMKDSNMKGIYIKRYRLKRPRTKAGQSRDIRIYDNTHACYFCGKIVLHINEHLKTHRNQDEVKFEPDFTALRKLGDDRHNRQCLKKGEGEIILARRPKDYFDITQYGPCPDCREWVLLKGLKCHNIECNKYLNLKTKKRKKDLIIKSQILAGHIKTKPTIIMQKEVLSIMTRDEVSDIAQKDPLIMALGESWLKMNVGNKEKRKYYASARMRLCARFLNHLRSIQKSKINDKDASEGEHSHEGEDKSEEDYIENIKQKPLWDFLKPQHFGDIVVAAIKCSYPNADDNEDLLSPSNAIKLKYDINRLICSKWGFIVEKSGNGNSKEALECETILNQITRQWKEKVTTTARNVLNLRKYQEKKELPSPEDIRDITEFLVKELKELPLTSDNFHRVVSLAQARLLLYNKRRSGELEVIKLQSFASRSQGLQDIDDSLSKDFTEVEKYLVEKQDLMTVRGKRGRPVPVIIPPDCRRALSFLANNEQRKLAKIVQGNPYLFPNTVNYYARAYDSVKKICNELQLVSPHRITSVSMRKYMATLTQMLNLDKYQLDWVCNHLGHTRSVHKEHYRQMSGLLERTQISKLLLIQDLNLTSKFKGKKLEDMDIKDVVFPNDDDCNDEDETDVISENLSIPEETVDIEENLFAEEAEKEDKEDEEEEMEEEGEVQIAKKVTRKRWTDAEVKELKRYFNEFLQSGTTPRSAFIDEMRKKSKKNHGCIHLRENHLIIKKISNMNHAKR, from the exons ATGCTTGCAAGTTTCATTGATGATCTTAAATGGGCTAAAG ATCAGACACAAAAACCTACATTACCAGATGATAGTCACAAAGTAAAGGAACCCAGTGATGCAGAGAACAATTATAAACAGAAAACTGTCGAGCTATCGCTTGATTCTTATGATAGTCACAAAGTAAACGAACCCAGTGATGAAGGAGAGCAGGCTGCAGAGAACAATTATAAACAGAAAACTGTCGAGCTATCGCTTGATTCTTATGATAGTCACAAAGTAAACGAACCCAGTGATGAAGTAGAGCAGGCTGCAGAGAACAATTATAAACAGAAAACTGTCGAGCTATCGCTTGATTCTTATGATAGTCACAAAGTAAACGAACCCAGTGATGAAGGAGAGCAGGCTGCAGAGAACAATTATAAACAGAAAACTGTCGAGCTATCGCTTGATTCTTATGATAGTCACAAAGTAAACGAACCCAGTGATGATGTAGAGCAGGCTGCAGAGAACAATTATAAACAGAAAACTGTCGAGCTATCGCTTGATTCTTATGATAGTCACAAAGTAAACGAACCCAGTGATGAAGGAGAGCAGGCTGCAGAGAACAATTATAAACAGAAAACTGTCGAGCTATCACTTGATTCTTATGATAGTCACAAAGTAAACGAACCCAGTGATGATGTAGAGCAGGCTGCAGAGAACAATTATAAACAGAAAACTGTCGAGCTATCGCTTGATTCTTATGATAGTCACAAAGTAAACGAACCCAGTGATGAAGGAGAGCAGGCTGCAGAGAACAATTATAAACAGAAAACTGTCGAGCTATCACTTGATTCTTATGATAGTCACAAAGTAAACGAACCCAGTGATGAAGGAGAGCAGGCTGCAGAGAACAATTATAAACAGAAAACTGTCGAGCTATCGCTTGATTCTTATGATAGTCACAAAGTAAACGAACCCAGTGATGAAGTAGAGCTATCTGTGTTATTTAATCCTGAAGATCAACATGCAGACAATGATGGAAATGCATCAGACTTTTCAGATATTTTCCCATTAATGAGCAACTTGCCTGAATTGGGTAAGTCTGATTTATTGAAAGTTTATCAAGTTGAAGAATTAATAGAACCAAAAAATGTAGCTTTCCAAGATGAGGAAACCTCAACTGTAAAATCAGTAAAGAGAACGAATGACTCTGATGGAAAGAGtttccataaaaataaaaaacaaatgagcAACTTTCCTGAATTGGGTAATCCTGATTTATTGAAACTTTATCAAGTTGAAGAATTAATAGAACCAAAAAATGTAGCTTTCCAAGATGATGAAACCTCAACTGTAAAATCAGTAAAGAGAACGAATGACTCTGATGGAAAGAGtttccataaaaataaaaaacagagAATAAACTCTGATTCTGATAATGGGATTGACAATAAACAAGTACTAGATAAGTTTGAATCTGATTTTGTTATGAAGGACTCAAACATGAaaggcatttatataaaaagatacaGATTGAAAAGACCAAGAACAAAGGCTGGGCAGAGTAGAGATATAAGAATATATGATAACACCCATGCATGTTATTTTTGCGGTAAAATTGTCCTTCACATAAATGAACACTTAAAAACACACAGAAATCAAGATGAAGTTAAATTCGAACCGGACTTCACTGCTCTACGCAAGTTGGGAGATGACCGGCATAACCGCCAGTGCCTGAAAAAGGgcgaaggggagataattttggcAAGAAGGCCAAAAGATTATTTCGATATAACTCAGTATGGTCCTTGCCCTGATTGCAGAGAATGGGTTTTGTTGAAAGGTTTAAAGTGCCACAATATTGAgtgtaataaatatttgaatctgaaaaccaagaaaagaaaaaaagacttgATAATTAAGTCACAAATCCTAGCTGGACATATTAAAACAAAGCCAACAATCATAATGCAGAAGGAAGTCTTGTCCATCATGACGCGTGATGAAGTTTCTGATATTGCCCAAAAAGATCCACTAATTATGGCTCTTGGAGAGAGTTGGTTAAAAATGAATGTAGGCAACAAAGAGAAGAGAAAATACTATGCAAGTGCAAGGATGCGTCTTTGCGCACGATTTTTGAATCATCTCAGATCTATACAGAAGTCAAAGATAAATGATAAAGATGCGTCTGAAGGAGAACATTCACATGAAGGTGAAGATAAATCAGAAGAAGACtacattgaaaatataaaacagaaaccACTATGGGATTTTTTAAAACCTCAGCACTTCGGAGACATTGTGGTTGCAGCAATTAAATGCTCTTATCCAAATGCTGATGACAATGAGGACTTGCTATCTCCAAGCAATGCCATAAAATTGAAATATGACATTAATAGGCTAATATGCAGTAAATGGGGTTTCATTGTGGAAAAATCTGGCAATGGTAATTCAAAGGAAGCACTAGAATGTGAAACCATTTTGAACCAAATTACAAGACAATGGAAAGAGAAAGTAACAACCACTGCCAGAAATGTCTTGAATCTCCGAAAATACCAGGAAAAAAAAGAGCTTCCATCCCCAGAAGACATTAGGGACATTACTGAATTTCTTGTGAAGGAACTAAAAGAACTGCCTCTCACATCAGACAACTTCCACAGAGTGGTTTCCCTTGCACAAGCAAGGTTGCTTCTGTATAACAAAAGAAGAAGCGGTGAACTTGAAGTCATAAA GCTGCAAAGTTTTGCATCAAGGAGTCAAGGTCTTCAGGATATAGATGACTCGCTTTCTAAAGATTTTACTGAGGTGGAGAAATATCTAGTGGAGAAACAAGATCTCATGACAGTGAGAGGAAAG AGAGGAAGACCAGTTCCAGTAATTATTCCACCAGATTGTAGAAGAGCTCTCTCTTTTCTTGCCAATAATGAGCAAAGAAAACTAGCAAAAATAGTCCAGGGAAATCCGTACCTGTTTCCAAATACTG TGAACTATTATGCAAGGGCATATGATTCAGTAAAGAAAATCTGTAATGAACTGCAGCTGGTATCACCTCATAGAATCACTTCCGTTTCCATGAGAAAATACATGGCCACCCTTACACAG ATGCTTAACCTTGATAAATACCAGCTGGATTGGGTATGCAATCACCTAGGGCATACCCGTTCTGTTCACAAAGAACATTACAGACAAATGAGTGGGTTATTGGAGAGGACTCAAATTAGTAAACTTCTTCTCATTCAAGATTTGAACTTGACTTCCAAATTTAAAGGAAAGAAGTTAGAGGACATGGACATAAAAG ATGTAGTCTTTCCAAATGATGATGATTGTAATGACGAAGATGAAACTGACGTTATTTCAGAGAATCT CTCAATTCCAGAAGAAACTGTTGACATTGAGGAGAACCTATTTGCGGAAGAGGCAGAAAAAGAGGACAAGGAGGACGAGGAGGAAGAGATGGAAGAAGAGGGAGAAGTGCAAATTGCAAAAAAAGTTACACGGAAAAGATGGACAGATGCTGAAGTAAAAGAACTAAAACgttattttaatgaatttttacaGTCCGGCACAACACCAAGATCTGCCTTTATAGACGAAATGAGGAAAAAAAGCAAAAAGAATCACGGATGCATCCACTTGAGAGAAAATCatctaattataaaaaagatttCTAACATGAATCATGCTAAACGCTAG